A genome region from Schlesneria paludicola DSM 18645 includes the following:
- a CDS encoding GYF domain-containing protein, protein MDENDKYYIRVRGRVLGPYSLGQLKTLRTRGQFGRANEVSLDRDTWESAAAIEHLFAPEASKNARAATDDDASDSATSKSTGRVWHYAVGEEQCGPTTLLELRGMIVGNQLMVDDLVWKDGMDDWKPIREVAELRSIAQKSNSSADINGRSITSTTHVYCFACGSPTDSRAEVCPKCGVRQRSSSGNRKRERVTAALLALFLGGIGIHHFYLGNVALGVLYLVFCLTLIPAIAAWVEFVIFLCMTDANFDAKYA, encoded by the coding sequence ATGGATGAGAACGACAAATACTACATCCGTGTCCGCGGTCGCGTACTGGGCCCATACAGCCTCGGCCAGCTCAAGACGCTGCGCACGCGCGGTCAGTTTGGCCGCGCCAATGAGGTTTCGCTGGATCGCGATACCTGGGAATCGGCAGCCGCAATCGAACACCTGTTCGCGCCCGAAGCCTCGAAAAATGCACGTGCCGCGACCGACGACGATGCCAGCGACAGTGCAACGAGCAAATCCACAGGACGGGTCTGGCACTATGCTGTCGGCGAAGAACAGTGCGGTCCGACGACCCTGCTGGAACTGCGCGGGATGATCGTCGGAAACCAGCTCATGGTCGATGATCTGGTCTGGAAAGATGGGATGGACGACTGGAAGCCCATTCGCGAGGTCGCGGAACTGCGGTCCATCGCTCAGAAGTCGAACAGCTCAGCGGACATCAACGGACGATCGATTACCTCAACCACCCACGTCTATTGCTTCGCCTGCGGCTCACCAACCGATTCCCGCGCCGAAGTCTGTCCGAAATGCGGAGTTCGCCAACGAAGCAGTTCGGGCAATCGGAAACGAGAAAGAGTCACCGCGGCGCTGCTCGCCCTCTTCTTAGGAGGTATTGGAATCCACCACTTCTACCTCGGAAACGTTGCGTTGGGAGTTCTCTATCTGGTGTTCTGCCTGACCCTTATTCCCGCGATCGCAGCATGGGTCGAATTTGTCATCTTCTTGTGTATGACGGACGCAAACTTCGACGCCAAGTATGCCTGA
- a CDS encoding MotA/TolQ/ExbB proton channel family protein, which produces MRETLPTTVSEPALSWARDDIEQKLLFRGGRFTRVNSWCAFSLAVLMTAGFYAVLFPFHDNWIAGSFFFDRNRETPACIVFLSCWSIAILCLKWSKLRMQQRALQLAIVPSDPEFVLTPQTVDEVFHRMHECVDDPRQFVVFHRIMTALSNLRNLGRVTDVDDILRAQADTDESGMETSYSLLQGFVWAIPVLGFIGTVEGLSVAIGGFGNVLSSSTDFEQIKVALRGVTGGLSTAFETTLHGLVAALVIQLIQTALKKSEEEFLDACSEYCSKQIVSRLRLMPFELRGDE; this is translated from the coding sequence ATGCGCGAGACCTTACCGACGACCGTGTCCGAACCGGCCCTTTCCTGGGCTCGGGATGACATCGAACAGAAGTTGCTGTTCCGAGGTGGCCGGTTTACGCGCGTCAATTCCTGGTGTGCCTTCTCACTCGCGGTCTTGATGACGGCTGGTTTTTACGCCGTGCTGTTTCCGTTTCACGACAACTGGATCGCCGGAAGCTTTTTCTTCGACCGCAATCGCGAAACCCCCGCCTGCATCGTGTTTTTATCGTGCTGGTCGATCGCCATTCTCTGCCTGAAATGGAGCAAACTGCGGATGCAGCAACGGGCGCTGCAATTGGCGATCGTTCCTTCAGATCCCGAATTCGTGCTGACGCCACAAACCGTGGACGAAGTGTTCCATCGCATGCACGAATGCGTCGACGATCCCCGCCAGTTCGTCGTCTTTCATCGAATCATGACGGCGCTTTCCAACTTGCGAAACCTGGGACGCGTGACGGATGTCGATGACATCCTCCGTGCGCAGGCAGACACCGACGAGTCGGGGATGGAAACGAGTTACTCGCTGCTTCAAGGATTCGTCTGGGCCATCCCCGTGCTGGGCTTCATCGGCACGGTCGAAGGTCTATCCGTCGCGATCGGCGGGTTCGGTAACGTTCTTTCGTCCTCGACCGATTTCGAACAGATCAAGGTCGCGCTCCGCGGGGTGACGGGCGGGCTCTCCACCGCCTTCGAAACCACGCTCCACGGCCTGGTGGCGGCACTCGTCATTCAACTCATTCAAACCGCGCTCAAGAAAAGTGAAGAGGAATTTCTCGATGCGTGCAGCGAATACTGCTCAAAACAAATCGTCAGTCGCCTCAGACTGATGCCGTTCGAACTGCGGGGAGACGAGTAA
- a CDS encoding PVC-type heme-binding CxxCH protein codes for MPCSPVRLIPSCRTFVLLGLLFASRTVLSDEIGVRVPEGFEVTEFASDDLAHNIFSMTVDSKGRVVVAGAGYVKILIDSDGDGKADRAQLFSEFPKSGAQGMYFNGRSLVCVGDGAILRLKDANGDDVADGPPETFLKLRAGGEHDGHSIQQGPDGWWYVIAGNTAGVNSRYATLATSPVKNPRAGVLFRLKPDLTGGELLADGYRNTYDFAFNPQGDIFTYDSDEEREISLPWYRPTRVYHSLTGADHGWVSKSWMRRDGYFDMPPAVASFGRGSPTGVACYRHTQFPEKYRGALFVLDWTYGRVHALPLKPAGDTWSSEPELFMSATGQNGFAPTDVEVGPDGSLYVSVGGRGTRGAVYRIRHRDSANAGSEPKTLEAVTGEDRLNEVLTARQPLSSWSRASWKPLALELGPVAFKNALLDESQAPANRVRAIEVLVEMFQGIDTATLNAVAKSSSEEVRARAIWGYGRTTAAPLDATAFAPFLDDPSPLVGRCALEACMSLNPNGFDWSKLVGGLAKRLGGPDRFNRSLAASIVTRMDERLLSTMSAEATKVGTRAVISYAFGWLGRFNDSTQRVRSVIPSIAVAVLKKRDNPLELKRDAVRLLQISLGDMGPGAEKATAFDGYSSKIALEQFERELDPLRVQLAEVFPTGDTELDLEMTRLFAMLTTYSAKVIDAVCGRLTEESDPIDDIHQLVSLARCPMTHSVSQRDKIVRALVLLEEKIRTRKLAQDASWADRVKETWVKLALADQFLAPSIVGHPKFGWPGHTIFLNQMPPELLTVARAAFVKAIAETPDYGWTNDVVFALGDSEDPAHRNLLREQFERFPVRGAVLVVLSRKPEAIDRSKFVAGLEWSQTEVQSACLTALEKLGPSSEPAEQVALVKSLRRLGADASEYAAREKVVALLERNNKTVFPFEKGKAGYRPQPETVKNWTKWVETHFPNEPGLNTGTNEAELADLKRLLVETNWDQGDVARGSELFTRRSCRQCHGGRTALGPDLAGAAGRFSREDLFLAILLPSRDVSARYQTTVVSTHDGKTYTGLIVYESVDGFLLRNATGQTFRIETPQVEERRKSPVSLMPTGLLKGLTSQEIADLYAYLKSISEIRTSDNIKTSAE; via the coding sequence ATGCCTTGTTCGCCCGTCCGGTTGATCCCTTCATGTCGTACCTTCGTTTTGCTGGGCCTTCTCTTTGCCTCACGAACTGTCCTGTCTGACGAAATTGGTGTTCGCGTTCCCGAGGGGTTCGAAGTCACCGAGTTCGCGAGTGACGATTTGGCTCACAACATCTTCTCGATGACGGTGGACTCGAAAGGCCGCGTCGTCGTCGCGGGGGCGGGCTACGTCAAGATCCTGATCGACAGCGACGGTGATGGAAAAGCGGATCGTGCCCAGCTCTTCTCGGAGTTTCCCAAGAGCGGAGCTCAAGGGATGTACTTTAATGGTCGCTCGCTGGTGTGTGTCGGCGACGGTGCCATTCTGCGGCTGAAAGATGCCAATGGTGACGACGTGGCCGATGGTCCGCCGGAAACATTCTTGAAACTGCGTGCGGGGGGCGAGCACGATGGCCACTCGATTCAACAGGGTCCTGATGGCTGGTGGTATGTCATCGCGGGAAACACGGCAGGAGTGAATTCGCGCTATGCGACGTTGGCCACTTCGCCCGTTAAGAATCCGCGAGCGGGCGTGCTGTTCCGCTTGAAACCTGATTTGACCGGAGGGGAACTGCTGGCCGACGGGTATCGCAACACCTATGACTTTGCCTTCAACCCCCAGGGTGACATCTTCACCTATGACAGCGATGAAGAGCGGGAGATCTCACTTCCCTGGTATCGACCGACGCGAGTTTATCACTCGCTGACCGGAGCCGACCACGGCTGGGTCAGCAAGAGCTGGATGCGACGTGACGGTTACTTTGATATGCCTCCCGCGGTGGCGTCGTTTGGACGCGGTTCTCCAACCGGGGTGGCGTGCTATCGGCATACTCAGTTTCCCGAGAAGTACCGCGGAGCGTTGTTTGTTCTCGACTGGACCTACGGACGGGTTCACGCCCTGCCCCTCAAACCGGCGGGTGATACGTGGTCGAGCGAGCCCGAACTGTTCATGAGCGCGACAGGTCAGAACGGATTTGCCCCCACCGATGTCGAAGTTGGGCCGGATGGATCGTTGTATGTCAGCGTCGGCGGGCGTGGCACTCGCGGTGCCGTCTATCGCATTCGACACCGTGACAGTGCGAATGCCGGAAGTGAGCCGAAGACGCTGGAAGCGGTCACGGGCGAGGATCGCTTGAACGAAGTCCTCACGGCAAGGCAACCGCTGAGCAGTTGGTCGCGTGCGAGCTGGAAACCGCTGGCGCTGGAACTGGGGCCGGTGGCATTCAAGAACGCGTTGCTCGATGAATCGCAGGCACCTGCCAACCGCGTCCGCGCGATCGAAGTGCTGGTCGAGATGTTTCAGGGAATCGACACCGCCACATTGAATGCCGTTGCGAAAAGTTCTTCCGAGGAAGTGCGTGCGCGGGCGATCTGGGGGTATGGCCGGACGACGGCGGCACCACTGGATGCCACGGCGTTCGCCCCGTTCCTGGACGACCCCAGTCCATTGGTGGGACGCTGTGCGCTCGAAGCCTGCATGAGCCTCAATCCGAATGGCTTCGACTGGTCCAAACTCGTGGGCGGCCTGGCCAAACGGCTGGGCGGACCAGATCGATTCAATCGCAGTCTGGCAGCGTCGATCGTAACGCGCATGGACGAGCGGCTGCTGTCGACGATGTCGGCCGAAGCCACGAAAGTGGGAACGCGCGCGGTGATCAGCTATGCCTTCGGCTGGCTCGGTCGTTTCAACGACAGTACGCAACGCGTGCGAAGTGTGATTCCCTCGATCGCCGTCGCGGTCTTGAAGAAGCGAGACAATCCCCTCGAACTGAAACGCGACGCGGTCCGGCTGCTGCAAATTTCTCTCGGTGACATGGGGCCGGGTGCCGAAAAGGCGACCGCCTTCGATGGCTATTCGAGCAAGATTGCGCTCGAACAGTTTGAACGCGAACTCGATCCGCTGCGGGTTCAACTGGCGGAAGTCTTTCCCACGGGGGATACCGAACTCGACCTCGAAATGACGCGACTGTTCGCGATGCTGACGACGTATAGTGCCAAAGTCATCGACGCGGTCTGCGGACGACTGACGGAAGAATCCGACCCGATTGACGATATTCACCAACTGGTGTCGCTGGCTCGATGTCCCATGACGCACTCGGTCAGTCAGCGAGACAAGATCGTGCGAGCGCTTGTGCTGCTGGAAGAGAAAATTCGCACGCGCAAGTTGGCTCAAGACGCCAGTTGGGCCGATCGCGTGAAAGAAACGTGGGTCAAGCTGGCGCTCGCCGATCAGTTTCTCGCGCCGTCGATCGTGGGGCATCCCAAGTTCGGCTGGCCGGGGCATACCATTTTTCTGAATCAGATGCCGCCCGAACTGCTGACGGTTGCTCGTGCGGCGTTCGTCAAAGCGATTGCCGAAACGCCTGACTATGGCTGGACGAACGATGTGGTGTTTGCCCTGGGCGATTCCGAGGACCCCGCCCATCGCAATCTGCTGCGTGAGCAGTTTGAGCGGTTTCCCGTTCGCGGAGCCGTGCTGGTTGTGCTGAGTCGCAAGCCGGAAGCGATCGATCGATCGAAGTTCGTTGCCGGATTGGAGTGGTCGCAGACCGAAGTGCAGTCGGCCTGTCTGACGGCATTGGAAAAGCTGGGACCGAGCAGCGAACCGGCGGAACAGGTTGCCCTCGTTAAATCGCTCCGACGCCTGGGAGCCGACGCGTCGGAGTATGCGGCGCGCGAGAAGGTGGTGGCGCTGCTGGAGCGGAACAACAAGACGGTGTTCCCGTTTGAGAAAGGGAAAGCGGGTTATCGGCCTCAACCCGAGACCGTCAAGAACTGGACCAAATGGGTCGAAACTCACTTCCCGAATGAACCGGGCCTGAACACGGGAACGAATGAAGCGGAACTGGCCGATCTGAAACGGCTCTTGGTCGAGACCAACTGGGACCAAGGAGACGTGGCTCGGGGTTCCGAGTTGTTCACGCGGCGAAGCTGTCGACAGTGCCACGGGGGACGGACAGCGCTGGGACCAGACCTCGCGGGCGCTGCGGGCCGATTCTCGCGCGAGGATCTCTTTTTGGCGATCTTGCTTCCCAGCCGCGATGTGTCGGCGCGGTATCAGACGACGGTCGTTTCGACCCATGATGGGAAGACCTACACGGGCCTGATCGTCTACGAATCGGTTGACGGTTTTCTGTTACGCAATGCCACGGGGCAGACATTCCGCATCGAAACACCGCAAGTCGAAGAGCGACGAAAGTCACCGGTATCGCTGATGCCGACGGGACTGCTGAAGGGATTGACGTCACAAGAAATCGCGGATCTGTATGCGTACTTGAAAAGCATCAGTGAAATTCGCACGTCCGACAACATCAAGACGTCTGCGGAATAG
- a CDS encoding sigma-70 family RNA polymerase sigma factor — protein sequence MAKTTRIRESFSAVQTPLETYLREINETALLTADEEKELSRQISNGETAARDRMVRANLRLVVNIARAYTNKGLPLQDLIEEGNLGLLRAVEGFDPDMNTRFSTYASYWIKQSIKRSLINSAKTIRIPAYMVELLTKWRRATAKLNDELGRVPTQDEVAKELGLPKKKMSIVKTAIQLYTQTPQTDDEESGWMMSDMVADERAKGPEDELLDTDNLKHVFRMLDTMDPREATILRMRFGLDDAEPRTLKEIGESLGLTRERVRQIESDALKRIAKEILGE from the coding sequence ATGGCCAAAACAACTCGAATTCGCGAATCGTTCTCCGCGGTGCAAACCCCGCTGGAAACTTATCTTCGCGAAATCAATGAAACCGCGCTGCTGACCGCCGATGAAGAGAAAGAACTCTCACGCCAGATTTCGAATGGCGAGACGGCGGCCCGCGACCGCATGGTTCGTGCGAACCTGCGATTGGTTGTGAATATTGCGCGGGCCTACACGAACAAAGGCCTGCCGCTGCAGGATTTGATCGAAGAGGGCAATTTGGGTTTGCTGCGGGCGGTCGAGGGCTTCGATCCCGACATGAACACCCGCTTCAGTACCTATGCCAGCTACTGGATCAAGCAGTCAATCAAGCGATCCCTGATCAATTCTGCGAAAACGATTCGCATTCCCGCCTATATGGTGGAGTTGCTGACGAAATGGCGGCGTGCGACGGCCAAGCTGAACGATGAACTGGGCCGGGTTCCCACTCAAGATGAAGTGGCCAAAGAGCTGGGGCTTCCCAAGAAGAAGATGAGCATCGTCAAGACGGCGATCCAGCTCTACACGCAAACTCCCCAGACCGACGACGAAGAGAGCGGTTGGATGATGAGCGACATGGTCGCTGACGAGCGTGCGAAGGGCCCCGAAGACGAACTGTTGGATACGGACAATCTGAAGCACGTCTTCCGAATGCTCGATACGATGGATCCGCGGGAAGCCACCATCCTGCGGATGCGATTCGGTCTGGATGATGCCGAACCACGGACGCTGAAGGAAATTGGTGAATCGCTGGGGCTGACCCGCGAACGCGTTCGCCAGATCGAAAGCGATGCCTTGAAGCGAATCGCCAAGGAAATCCTCGGCGAATAG
- a CDS encoding 30S ribosomal protein S1: MVDRNLLREFDITDEELEMAADISLAEAEHLEEGSLDHLYNRRDEGYDVNAVLEGTVVRVEGEEVLIDIGYKSEGIVPIDEWEIPPVAGDKVSVLLEEIEDEFGLILLSKKKADRIREWEKVISTHKEGDVVAGKVLRKIKGGLLVDIGVNVFLPASQVDIRRPQDIEFYRDKVIECLILKIDESRRNIVVSRRRLIELQREKMKKDLLSEITEGQLRKGTVKNIADFGAFVDLGGIDGLLHITDMSWGRIGHPSEMVKIDQEVEVMILHVDRDKEKIALGLKQKEKSPWDNVEGKYPVGTKIRGEVVNVMSYGAFVKLEDGIEGLVHISEMSWTKRVNHPTELVNPGDEVDVVVLGINKDKQEISLGMKQAQPNPWDEVAAKYPPGASVSGTVRNLTNYGAFIELEEGVDGLLHVSDMSWTRKISHANEMLKKGDPITCQVISVDQERKRIALGLKQLAGDPWETTIPEKYQPGAQVIGKVTKITNFGVFVELEPELEGLLHVSELSDQKVENPETFVKVGQELDVRILRIDSTDRKIGLSRKSNLDLSGSEEGKSGDSSGAPKPRTELKGGMEGGSGGPLFSLGGSTEKE, translated from the coding sequence ATGGTTGATCGGAATTTACTGCGAGAGTTTGATATCACGGACGAAGAGCTGGAGATGGCTGCCGACATCTCGCTCGCCGAAGCAGAGCATCTGGAAGAGGGAAGTCTCGACCATCTCTACAACCGTCGTGATGAAGGTTACGACGTCAACGCGGTCCTCGAAGGAACCGTCGTTCGCGTCGAAGGCGAAGAAGTTCTGATCGACATCGGGTACAAGAGCGAAGGCATTGTCCCGATCGACGAATGGGAAATTCCCCCCGTCGCGGGCGACAAAGTTTCCGTGCTGCTCGAGGAAATCGAAGACGAATTCGGCCTGATTCTGTTGTCGAAGAAGAAAGCCGACCGCATCCGCGAGTGGGAAAAGGTCATCAGCACCCACAAAGAAGGCGACGTTGTCGCTGGAAAGGTCTTGCGAAAGATCAAGGGTGGTTTGCTGGTCGACATCGGCGTGAACGTCTTCCTGCCCGCCAGCCAGGTCGATATTCGCCGTCCACAAGACATCGAATTCTATCGTGACAAAGTCATCGAGTGTCTGATTCTGAAGATCGATGAATCCCGCCGCAACATCGTCGTTTCTCGTCGCCGCCTGATCGAGCTGCAGCGCGAGAAGATGAAGAAAGACCTGCTGTCGGAAATCACCGAAGGTCAACTGCGCAAGGGAACGGTCAAGAACATCGCCGATTTCGGTGCGTTCGTGGACCTGGGCGGTATCGACGGTTTGCTGCACATCACCGACATGAGCTGGGGACGCATCGGCCATCCATCCGAGATGGTGAAGATCGACCAGGAAGTCGAAGTCATGATTCTGCACGTCGATCGCGACAAAGAAAAGATCGCTCTCGGCCTGAAGCAGAAGGAAAAGAGCCCTTGGGACAACGTCGAAGGCAAGTACCCAGTCGGAACGAAGATCCGCGGGGAAGTCGTCAACGTCATGTCGTACGGTGCGTTCGTCAAGCTGGAAGACGGCATCGAAGGCTTGGTTCACATCAGCGAAATGTCCTGGACGAAACGCGTCAATCACCCGACAGAACTCGTCAATCCTGGCGACGAAGTCGATGTGGTTGTGCTCGGCATCAACAAGGACAAGCAAGAAATTTCGCTGGGCATGAAGCAAGCTCAGCCGAATCCTTGGGACGAAGTGGCGGCCAAGTACCCACCAGGCGCCAGCGTCAGCGGTACGGTTCGCAACCTGACCAACTACGGTGCCTTCATCGAGTTGGAAGAGGGCGTGGACGGCTTGCTGCACGTCAGCGACATGTCCTGGACCCGCAAGATCTCGCACGCCAACGAAATGCTGAAGAAGGGCGATCCGATCACCTGCCAGGTGATCTCGGTCGACCAAGAGCGCAAGCGAATTGCACTCGGCCTGAAGCAGCTGGCTGGGGACCCATGGGAAACCACGATTCCCGAAAAATACCAACCCGGTGCCCAGGTTATCGGCAAGGTTACGAAGATCACCAACTTCGGTGTCTTCGTCGAGCTTGAGCCGGAACTCGAAGGCCTGCTTCACGTTTCGGAACTCTCAGACCAGAAGGTCGAGAACCCCGAAACGTTCGTCAAGGTTGGTCAGGAACTGGACGTCCGTATCCTTCGCATCGATTCGACAGACCGCAAAATCGGTCTCAGCCGCAAGTCGAACCTCGATCTGAGTGGTTCGGAAGAAGGCAAGTCGGGCGATTCCAGCGGGGCTCCAAAGCCACGTACGGAACTCAAGGGTGGTATGGAAGGTGGATCGGGCGGTCCACTGTTCTCGCTGGGTGGAAGCACCGAGAAGGAATAG
- a CDS encoding rhomboid family intramembrane serine protease codes for MIIPYSTDAPIYHFPWMTIVLIVVNGVTFAITAMGFQSQGWLLTYGNGLHPLEWVAYNFLHFGPFHLVGNIFFLWAFGIVVEGKLGWWKYLLLYLGIGVLGGVLIQTAMLGYIRDEDLVARHGWESGGVNSDRRALRPFAPHQWLWSGNSLFAQDEVARDRDFGDERDDDEPLGNPNGVGQPAQVRLPNGRVLKFDEAGEADGKDLHFYHAGAGGASLVIYGLMAIVLMWAPRNEIYCVWIGGWVGLRATLIEFEYLYFCGFYIVIQVLTAVFSASGFEVTGAVGHALGALIGFGVGALFVKQKWVDCEGWDLFSILQGKQPGTELVGGWQGTYVHRSKERRDIVVALGEDVPDQTRFGAAKTKKKKRLKPKLRELKSLEETADSAADSSVIDVVPRSKVRPAHAEPPPVVPPVAARTRELGGADESLDPLSRIRQYLFEGEIGRALGEFRDCREADKYFRLPREELRMMANELFKQKAIPESAALLEEYIQRFRDDADKPRVKLAVLYVKYLKRPTAALKLLATVEAASLPEDYRGIYRTAGREAQRMISEGATDATG; via the coding sequence ATGATCATTCCGTATAGCACCGACGCTCCGATCTACCATTTCCCGTGGATGACGATCGTGTTGATCGTCGTGAATGGCGTCACATTCGCCATCACAGCGATGGGGTTTCAGAGTCAGGGGTGGCTGCTGACGTACGGAAATGGCCTGCATCCGCTGGAATGGGTGGCTTACAACTTTCTGCACTTCGGACCATTCCATCTGGTCGGGAACATCTTCTTCCTATGGGCCTTTGGGATTGTGGTCGAAGGCAAGCTGGGCTGGTGGAAGTATCTGCTGCTGTACCTGGGAATTGGAGTGCTCGGCGGCGTGCTGATTCAAACGGCGATGCTGGGCTATATCCGAGATGAAGATCTTGTTGCTCGCCACGGGTGGGAATCGGGCGGTGTAAATTCGGATCGCCGTGCATTACGGCCGTTCGCACCACACCAGTGGTTGTGGAGCGGCAATTCGCTGTTCGCGCAGGATGAGGTCGCGCGGGACCGGGATTTCGGTGACGAGCGGGATGACGACGAGCCACTCGGCAATCCGAATGGGGTGGGGCAGCCCGCTCAAGTCCGATTGCCGAATGGGCGCGTGCTCAAGTTTGACGAAGCGGGCGAAGCGGACGGCAAGGATTTGCATTTCTATCACGCGGGTGCGGGTGGCGCGTCACTGGTGATTTATGGATTGATGGCGATCGTGTTGATGTGGGCTCCGCGAAACGAGATTTACTGCGTCTGGATCGGCGGGTGGGTAGGGCTTCGAGCGACCTTAATTGAGTTCGAATATCTCTACTTTTGTGGATTTTACATTGTCATTCAGGTGCTCACCGCGGTGTTCAGCGCCAGTGGGTTTGAAGTGACCGGGGCCGTCGGGCATGCGCTCGGGGCGCTCATTGGATTTGGCGTGGGCGCGTTGTTCGTCAAGCAGAAGTGGGTCGATTGCGAAGGCTGGGACCTGTTCTCGATCCTGCAGGGCAAGCAACCGGGGACGGAGCTGGTGGGCGGCTGGCAGGGTACCTACGTCCATCGATCGAAAGAGCGACGCGATATCGTCGTGGCCCTGGGTGAAGATGTTCCTGACCAGACGAGGTTCGGTGCGGCGAAAACGAAAAAGAAGAAACGCCTCAAGCCGAAGCTGAGGGAGCTCAAATCGCTTGAAGAGACGGCGGATTCGGCCGCGGATTCTTCTGTGATTGACGTTGTGCCGCGTTCAAAAGTGCGACCAGCCCATGCGGAACCCCCGCCGGTGGTGCCGCCCGTGGCTGCTCGGACGAGAGAACTGGGTGGTGCAGATGAGTCTCTCGACCCCCTATCGCGGATTCGGCAGTACTTGTTTGAGGGGGAAATCGGCCGGGCGTTGGGGGAGTTTCGCGATTGTCGTGAGGCGGACAAGTATTTTCGGTTGCCGCGGGAAGAGCTGCGGATGATGGCCAACGAGTTGTTCAAGCAAAAGGCGATTCCGGAGTCGGCGGCCCTCTTGGAAGAATACATTCAGCGGTTTCGAGATGATGCGGACAAGCCGCGAGTCAAATTGGCCGTGCTTTACGTGAAATATTTGAAACGGCCGACGGCGGCGCTGAAGCTGCTGGCGACTGTTGAAGCGGCCTCGCTTCCCGAAGACTATCGGGGAATCTATCGCACAGCGGGCCGTGAGGCGCAGCGGATGATTTCTGAGGGGGCGACGGACGCGACAGGATGA
- a CDS encoding class I SAM-dependent rRNA methyltransferase yields MSLIQLSSSPVVLRLNRDLVRTIKRGHPWVYADALRELPKAKPGTPAVLLDNKRGQAVARGYYDPGCPVALRICETEPDVALDDRWAERRLKTARSLRNVFAATGTTNGYRLFNGEGDGLPGLVADVYADTAAVKLDGDGPVGFWDAAEIAEWMTREIGLSRIYERRKERGAGGRNLVGAVPEQPVEFLENGLTFTADVVRGQKTGFFLDQRDNRQQIRGWSRASRVLNVFSYTGGFSIAAGAGGASHVTSVDVAPAAIDAANDHWLRNGFDASQHEGVVADAFEFLADAARDRQKWDLVVLDPPSFAPNRESVPKAMTAYQNVIEAGARVTANRGLLAAASCSSHLDLPMFLECCEEGVSKARRRGTVVTIGGQPCDHPTPLALPEFRYLKFVLLRLD; encoded by the coding sequence ATGTCGCTCATTCAACTCTCTTCGTCGCCGGTGGTTCTGCGATTAAATCGCGATCTCGTTCGGACTATCAAACGTGGTCATCCGTGGGTTTATGCGGATGCGCTGCGCGAGCTTCCCAAAGCCAAGCCGGGAACCCCCGCCGTGCTGCTGGATAACAAGAGGGGCCAGGCGGTTGCTCGGGGGTACTATGACCCGGGATGCCCCGTCGCGCTACGGATCTGTGAGACGGAACCCGATGTGGCGCTGGATGATCGGTGGGCTGAACGACGGCTCAAGACCGCTCGATCGCTGCGAAATGTGTTCGCGGCAACGGGGACGACGAACGGGTATCGGCTGTTCAATGGAGAAGGCGACGGGTTACCGGGGTTGGTGGCGGACGTCTATGCCGACACGGCCGCGGTGAAACTCGACGGCGATGGGCCGGTTGGTTTCTGGGACGCTGCCGAGATTGCCGAATGGATGACACGCGAAATCGGTCTGAGTCGGATTTATGAGCGGCGAAAAGAGCGCGGCGCGGGAGGGCGCAATCTGGTGGGGGCGGTTCCTGAACAGCCGGTTGAGTTTCTGGAAAATGGTCTGACGTTTACCGCGGACGTTGTTCGCGGACAGAAGACCGGCTTTTTTCTGGATCAAAGGGACAACCGGCAGCAGATTCGCGGGTGGTCGCGTGCGAGTCGGGTGTTGAATGTGTTTTCGTACACCGGCGGTTTTTCGATCGCGGCCGGGGCGGGTGGTGCGTCGCACGTGACGTCGGTCGATGTGGCTCCAGCGGCGATTGACGCGGCGAATGATCATTGGCTGCGAAATGGATTTGACGCGAGCCAGCATGAGGGTGTTGTCGCGGACGCGTTTGAATTCCTGGCGGATGCGGCGCGCGACCGGCAGAAGTGGGATTTGGTGGTGCTTGATCCACCTTCGTTTGCTCCGAATCGGGAATCGGTGCCGAAAGCGATGACCGCCTATCAGAACGTGATCGAAGCCGGGGCCCGCGTGACGGCCAATCGAGGGTTACTCGCCGCGGCGTCGTGTTCGAGTCATCTCGATCTGCCGATGTTCTTGGAGTGCTGCGAAGAAGGGGTTTCGAAAGCCCGTCGCCGCGGAACGGTGGTCACAATCGGCGGTCAGCCGTGCGATCATCCCACGCCGCTCGCCCTGCCCGAGTTTCGGTATTTGAAGTTCGTGTTACTAAGACTCGACTGA